From Salvia splendens isolate huo1 chromosome 3, SspV2, whole genome shotgun sequence, a single genomic window includes:
- the LOC121795736 gene encoding probable LRR receptor-like serine/threonine-protein kinase At4g30520, with protein sequence MIITMSLLPSHYLLLFSLPFFFTLSVSFEPSNPEVEALTAVREGLSDPHGALSNWDENSVDPCSWSMITCNSNDLVTAFGAPSQGLSGSLSWMIANLTNLKQIMLQNNNISGHIPKEIGYLPNLQALDLSNNNLHGHIPESLGLLNHLQYIRLNNNSLSGPVPLPLANLPRLTFLDLSFNNLSGPIPTFPTKTFNILGNPLICGSHSSEKCSESLLASPLSFAINPSSGKSKTKKIAIALGVSIIFVSILVLVLGFLLHKRTEKRKRSVLNITDVQEEDLIRLGNLKSFSITEIRRATNNFSSKNILGAGGFGNVYRGKLEDGTLVAVKRLKDLTGTTGISQFRTELEMISLAVHRNLLRIFGYCATQNERLLVYPYMSNGSVASRLRGKLGLDWNTRKRIAIGASRGLLYLHEQCDPKIIHRDVKAANILLDDYCEAVVGDFGLAKLLDHGESHVTTAVRGTVGHIAPEYLSTGQSSDKTDVFGFGILLLELITGMRALEFGKTVSQKGAMLEWVKKVQQEKKIELLVDKELGMKYDRIEVGEMLQVALLCTQYLPAHRPKMADVVRMLEGDGLAEKWAASHSYIDSSTTSKSKLHDCNELSIFGMEKSIDDDCDANCIELSGPR encoded by the exons ATGATCATAACAATGTCTCTCCTTCCAAGCCACTACCTCCTCCTCTTCTCCCTTCCATTTTTCTTCACTCTTTCTGTCTCTTTTGAGCCCAGCAATCCAGAAG TTGAAGCTCTGACTGCTGTGAGAGAAGGCCTCTCTGATCCTCATGGAGCTCTCAGCAATTGGGATGAGAACTCTGTGGACCCTTGTAGCTGGTCTATGATTACTTGCAATTCTAATGATCTTGTTACTGCCTT TGGAGCTCCAAGTCAGGGCTTATCAGGGTCATTGTCTTGGATGATTGCCAACCTTACAAATCTCAAGCAAAT AATGTTGCAGAACAACAATATTTCTGGCCATATTCCAAAGGAAATAGGCTATCTCCCAAATCTTCAGGCACTGGATCTCTCAAACAACAATTTACATGGTCATATCCCTGAGTCTTTAGGCCTCTTGAACCACCTACAGTACAT AAGGTTGAACAACAATAGCTTGAGTGGGCCTGTTCCTCTGCCTTTGGCCAATCTCCCTCGCCTTACTTTCTT GGATTTGTCCTTCAATAATCTCAGTGGACCTATTCCTACTTTTCCAACCAAAACATTTAA TATTCTTGGAAATCCTCTGATTTGTGGAAGCCACTCTAGTGAAAAATGCTCTGAATCCCTCCTGGCTAGCCCTCTTTCATTTGCCATCAACCCCTCTTCTG GAAAGTCCAAGACCAAGAAAATAGCAATTGCACTTGGAGTGAGCATTATATTTGTCTCCATTTTAGTCTTAGTATTAGGCTTTCTACTCCACAAACGAACCGAGAAGAGGAAGCGGTCTGTTCTAAACATTACAG ATGTTCAAGAAGAGGACCTTATAAGACTAGGGAACCTCAAGAGCTTCTCCATCACAGAGATACGACGTGCCACAAATAACTTCAGCTCCAAAAACATACTTGGTGCTGGGGGATTTGGCAATGTTTACCGCGGGAAATTGGAAGATGGAACGCTGGTTGCAGTGAAGCGACTAAAGGATCTGACAGGAACTACCGGGATATCACAGTTTAGAACGGAGCTTGAGATGATCAGCCTGGCGGTTCACAGGAACTTGCTTCGTATATTTGGATACTGTGCCACCCAAAATGAGAGGCTTCTTGTGTACCCTTACATGTCTAATGGCAGCGTCGCGTCAAGGCTTAGAG GGAAACTGGGGCTTGACTGGAACACGAGGAAGAGGATTGCAATCGGGGCTTCAAGGGGTTTACTGTACCTGCACGAGCAATGTGATCCAAAGATAATCCACCGAGATGTCAAGGCTGCCAATATCTTGCTGGACGACTACTGTGAGGCGGTTGTGGGAGACTTTGGGCTTGCAAAGCTGCTCGATCACGGTGAATCTCATGTTACCACAGCTGTCCGTGGCACTGTAGGCCACATCGCGCCAGAGTACCTCTCCACCGGCCAGTCATCAGACAAGACCGATGTGTTTGGATTCGGGATCCTCCTGCTGGAGCTGATTACAGGAATGCGAGCTCTCGAGTTTGGGAAAACCGTGAGCCAGAAAGGAGCCATGCTAGAATGG GTAAAGAAGGTTCAGCAAGAGAAGAAAATTGAGTTATTGGTGGACAAAGAGCTTGGGATGAAGTATGACAGGATTGAGGTGGGGGAGATGCTGCAAGTGGCTCTGCTTTGCACTCAGTACCTACCGGCCCACCGGCCTAAAATGGCCGACGTTGTGAGGATGCTCGAAGGCGACGGCCTTGCTGAAAAATGGGCAGCATCGCATAGCTACATTGACAGCAGCACCACTTCAAAGAGCAAGCTGCATGATTGTAATGAGTTAAGCATATTTGGGATGGAGAAGAGCATAGATGATGATTGTGATGCCAACTGCATTGAACTTTCTGGTCCAAggtaa
- the LOC121795737 gene encoding AFG1-like ATPase isoform X1, giving the protein MRKIIWAARHLRPALWKGNFGSTKRFDFCSVYINQRVCECKHPLYVVSRALSANAATGVVELNRDGPLMEYGRRIAAGELLDGDASQLDTLGELQRLYDDLVANAGASRLDAYAASQRAARRSWWYSPRVTPVRGLYLYGGVGTGKTMLMDLFYHQLPRSWRKRRIHFHDFMLNVHARLQKHRGVADPLEIVGGEISNESILLCLDEFMVTDVADALILNRLFTHLFNNGVVLVATSNRAPDKLYEGGLQRDLFLPFIATLKERCVVHQIGSYLDYRKMTSAEEGFYFVGKHVSNILEQKFRELIGEKVAAPEEVEVVMGRKLQVPLGANGCAYFPFDQLCDRPLGAADYFGLFKKFHTLAVEGVPIFGPANRTAAYRFVTLIDVMYENRARLLCSAEGSPTELFEKVVTISDAATRHGLSEVCVDNDLGFAKDRTISRLTEMNSREYLEQHHHLHPNCN; this is encoded by the exons atgagaaaaatcaTTTGGGCTGCGAGGCATTTGAGGCCAGCTCTTTGGAAGGGAAACTTTGGATCAACAAAACGATTCGATTTTTGCTCTGTATACATAAATCAAAGGGTTTGTGAATGTAAACATCCATTATATGTGGTGTCTCGAGCTCTTTCTGCTAATGCTGCTACTGGAG TGGTGGAACTTAATAGAGATGGACCTCTCATGGAATACGGTCGAAGAATCGCTGCCGGTGAGCTTTTGGATGGAGATGCTTCACAG CTAGACACGTTAGGGGAGCTTCAGCGGCTATATGATGATCTCGTTGCAAATGCAGGAGCTTCCCGGTTGGATGCATATGCCGCTTCTCAAAGAGCTGCGAG GAGAAGTTGGTGGTACTCGCCCCGTGTCACGCCTGTGAGAGGACTCTATCTCTACGGAGGAGTGGGAACTGGCAAGACTATGCTGATGGACTTGTTCTATCATCAACT GCCACGCAGCTGGCGAAAGCGGAGGATCCATTTCCACGACTTCATGCTAAACGTTCACGCCCGTTTGCAG AAGCATAGAGGAGTTGCAGATCCTCTAGAAATCGTAGGAGGGGAGATCTCAAACGAGTCTATCTTGTTATGCCTCGATGAGTTCATG GTGACTGATGTAGCCGATGCACTCATCCTAAATCGTCTCTTCACACATTTGTTCAACAACGGCGTT GTTCTGGTTGCTACTTCGAATCGAGCTCCAGATAAGCTCTACGAAGGAGGCCTGCAGAGGGACCTGTTCCTCCCGTTCATTGCCACTCTCAAG GAGAGATGTGTAGTTCATCAGATTGGTTCGTATCTGGACTATCGCAAAATGACATCG GCAGAGGAAGGCTTCTACTTTGTCGGAAAACATGTGTCGAACATTCTTGAACAGAAATTCAGAGAGTTGATAGGCGAAAAGGTGGCTGCTCCGGAAGAGGTTGAAGTGGTTATGGGCAGAAAACTGCAG GTTCCTTTGGGAGCCAACGGCTGCGCCTACTTCCCTTTCGACCAGCTCTGCGATAGGCCCCTTGGAGCTGCAGACTATTTCGGGTTATTCA AGAAGTTTCATACACTGGCTGTCGAAGGCGTTCCGATATTCGGGCCAGCCAATAGGACTGCAGCATACCGCTTTGTGACTCTAATTGAT GTGATGTATGAGAATCGAGCTAGATTATTGTGCAGTGCAGAAGGTAGTCCAACGGAACTATTTGAGAAGGTTGTGACAATATCTGATGCTGCTACCAGACACGGCCTTTCGGAGGTGTGCGTTGACAACGACTTAGGCTTCGCCAAAGATCGCACCATTAGTAG GTTGACAGAGATGAACAGCAGAGAGTATTTGGAGCAGCATCACCATCTCCATCCAAACTGCAATTAG
- the LOC121795737 gene encoding AFG1-like ATPase isoform X2 gives MRKIIWAARHLRPALWKGNFGSTKRFDFCSVYINQRVCECKHPLYVVSRALSANAATGVVELNRDGPLMEYGRRIAAGELLDGDASQLDTLGELQRLYDDLVANAGASRLDAYAASQRAARRSWWYSPRVTPVRGLYLYGGVGTGKTMLMDLFYHQLPRSWRKRRIHFHDFMLNVHARLQKHRGVADPLEIVGGEISNESILLCLDEFMVTDVADALILNRLFTHLFNNGVVLVATSNRAPDKLYEGGLQRDLFLPFIATLKERCVVHQIGSYLDYRKMTSAEEGFYFVGKHVSNILEQKFRELIGEKVAAPEEVEVVMGRKLQVPLGANGCAYFPFDQLCDRPLGAADYFGLFISYTGCRRRSDIRASQ, from the exons atgagaaaaatcaTTTGGGCTGCGAGGCATTTGAGGCCAGCTCTTTGGAAGGGAAACTTTGGATCAACAAAACGATTCGATTTTTGCTCTGTATACATAAATCAAAGGGTTTGTGAATGTAAACATCCATTATATGTGGTGTCTCGAGCTCTTTCTGCTAATGCTGCTACTGGAG TGGTGGAACTTAATAGAGATGGACCTCTCATGGAATACGGTCGAAGAATCGCTGCCGGTGAGCTTTTGGATGGAGATGCTTCACAG CTAGACACGTTAGGGGAGCTTCAGCGGCTATATGATGATCTCGTTGCAAATGCAGGAGCTTCCCGGTTGGATGCATATGCCGCTTCTCAAAGAGCTGCGAG GAGAAGTTGGTGGTACTCGCCCCGTGTCACGCCTGTGAGAGGACTCTATCTCTACGGAGGAGTGGGAACTGGCAAGACTATGCTGATGGACTTGTTCTATCATCAACT GCCACGCAGCTGGCGAAAGCGGAGGATCCATTTCCACGACTTCATGCTAAACGTTCACGCCCGTTTGCAG AAGCATAGAGGAGTTGCAGATCCTCTAGAAATCGTAGGAGGGGAGATCTCAAACGAGTCTATCTTGTTATGCCTCGATGAGTTCATG GTGACTGATGTAGCCGATGCACTCATCCTAAATCGTCTCTTCACACATTTGTTCAACAACGGCGTT GTTCTGGTTGCTACTTCGAATCGAGCTCCAGATAAGCTCTACGAAGGAGGCCTGCAGAGGGACCTGTTCCTCCCGTTCATTGCCACTCTCAAG GAGAGATGTGTAGTTCATCAGATTGGTTCGTATCTGGACTATCGCAAAATGACATCG GCAGAGGAAGGCTTCTACTTTGTCGGAAAACATGTGTCGAACATTCTTGAACAGAAATTCAGAGAGTTGATAGGCGAAAAGGTGGCTGCTCCGGAAGAGGTTGAAGTGGTTATGGGCAGAAAACTGCAG GTTCCTTTGGGAGCCAACGGCTGCGCCTACTTCCCTTTCGACCAGCTCTGCGATAGGCCCCTTGGAGCTGCAGACTATTTCGGGTTATTCA TTTCATACACTGGCTGTCGAAGGCGTTCCGATATTCGGGCCAGCCAATAG
- the LOC121795740 gene encoding UDP-glucuronate 4-epimerase 1-like — protein sequence MPSMSAGELFLPSTPGKFKDKSHRHFHRCSSSTSTFFLWALFLLALTAAYLTFQPSATNYFTTAPHWETHLRSSAHIHRPNGFSVLVTGAAGFVGSHVSLALKKRGDGVVGLDNFNHYYDPALKSARKHLLSSHHIFIVDGDINNAKLLAKLFDIAKFTHVMHLAAQAGVRYAMENPHSYIHSNIAGLVTLLEASKSANPQPSVVWASSSSVYGLNEKAPFSESDRTDKPASLYAATKKAGEEITHTYNHIYGLSITGLRFFTVYGPWGRPDMAYFSFTRNILQGKPITVYRGKNHADLARDFTYIDDVVKGCIGSLDTAKKSTGSGGKKRGPAQFRIFNLGNTSPVTVPMMVGILEKHLKIKAKKNVLDMPGNGDVPFTHANISYAHNEFGYNPTTDLQTGLKKFVKWYLSYYGYNHAKSGN from the exons ATGCCGTCCATGTCCGCGGGGGAGCTGTTCCTCCCCTCCACCCCTGGCAaattcaaagacaaatcccacCGCCATTTCCACCGCTGCTCCTCCTCCACCAGCACCTTTTTCCTCTGGGCCCTCTTCCTCCTCGCCCTCACCGCCGCCTACCTCACCTTCCAACCCTCCGCCACCAACTACTTCACCACCGCCCCCCACTGGGAGACCCACCTCCGCTCCTCCGCCCACATCCACCGCCCCAACGGCTTCTCCGTCCTCGTCACCGGCGCCGCCGGCTTCGTCGGCTCCCACGTCTCCCTCGCCCTCAAAAAACGCGGCGACGGCGTCGTCGGCCTCGACAACTTCAACCACTACTACGACCCCGCCCTCAAATCCGCCCGCAAACACCTCCTCTCCTCCCACCACATCTTCATCGTCGACGGCGACATCAACAACGCCAAATTACTCGCCAAGCTCTTCGACATCGCCAAATTCACACACGTCATGCACCTCGCCGCCCAGGCCGGCGTCAG GTATGCCATGGAGAATCCCCACTCGTACATCCACAGCAACATCGCCGGCCTCGTCACGCTTCTAGAAGCTTCCAAGTCCGCTAACCCCCAACCCTCCGTCGTGTGGGCCAGCTCCAGCTCCGTCTACGGCCTCAACGAGAAAGCCCCCTTCTCCGAATCCGACCGCACCGACAAACCCGCCTCCCTCTACGCGGCCACAAAAAAAGCCGGAGAGGAAATCACGCACACATACAACCACATCTACGGCCTATCAATAACCGGGCTACGCTTCTTCACCGTATACGGCCCCTGGGGGAGGCCCGACATGGCCTACTTCTCCTTCACCCGCAACATCCTCCAAGGTAAGCCAATCACCGTATACCGAGGAAAGAACCACGCTGATTTAGCTAGAGACTTCACCTACATCGACGACGTCGTGAAGGGGTGCATTGGATCGTTAGACACGGCGAAGAAGAGCACCGGGTCAGGGGGGAAGAAGCGGGGGCCGGCGCAGTTCAGGATATTCAATCTCGGCAACACTTCCCCCGTGACGGTGCCGATGATGGTGGGGATCTTGGAGAAGCATTTGAAGATTAAAGCGAAGAAAAATGTGCTCGACATGCCTGGAAACGGCGACGTTCCGTTCACGCACGCCAATATTAGCTACGCGCACAACGAGTTCGGGTACAACCCAACCACCGATTTGCAAACGGGTCTGAAGAAGTTCGTTAAATGGTATTTATCTTATTATGGTTACAATCACGCCAAGTCTGGGaactga